A stretch of the Desulfobacter sp. genome encodes the following:
- a CDS encoding IS256 family transposase — MTEENTEFDFQKALKGIQEGKPFTGKGGVLTSLIKNLAEAALEGELESHLGQEVSANRRNGKSKKTIKSLDGKFELETPRDRAGTFSPQIVKKHQTTLSDEIERKIIALYGLGMSYNDMASHLQEIYGLEISNATLSTITDKIIHTVKEWQARPLENVYPIVWLDAIHYKVRENGKVGSKAVYTILGVNIEGRKEVLGLYISENEGANFWLQVLTDLSNRGVKDILIACVDGLKGFPEAIETIFPDTEVQLCVVHQIRNSLKYVGSKNKKEFMADLKRVYKAVNKDLAEEELDILENKWNDKYPIVIKSWRNNWERLSHFFKYPEEIRRIIYTTNTIEAVHRQFRKLTKTKGSFPNQDSLLKLLYMGIQNASKKWTMPIQNWSLTISQLAIFFEGRLDKELGI; from the coding sequence ATGACCGAAGAAAACACCGAATTTGATTTTCAAAAAGCCCTTAAAGGCATCCAGGAAGGTAAACCCTTCACAGGTAAGGGCGGCGTCCTTACATCATTAATCAAAAATCTTGCTGAAGCTGCTCTTGAAGGAGAGTTGGAGTCCCATCTCGGGCAGGAAGTTTCTGCCAACCGCCGTAATGGAAAAAGCAAAAAGACCATTAAATCCCTGGATGGTAAATTTGAGCTGGAAACCCCGCGTGACAGGGCCGGAACCTTCTCTCCACAGATCGTCAAAAAACATCAGACAACGCTCAGCGATGAAATTGAAAGAAAGATAATAGCCCTTTACGGCCTGGGCATGAGTTATAATGATATGGCTTCCCATTTACAGGAAATCTATGGACTTGAGATTTCAAATGCCACTCTGAGCACCATTACCGATAAAATCATCCATACCGTCAAAGAATGGCAGGCCAGGCCGTTGGAAAATGTGTACCCAATCGTATGGCTTGATGCCATACATTATAAAGTACGAGAAAACGGAAAGGTCGGCAGCAAAGCCGTTTACACAATTCTTGGGGTGAATATCGAGGGCCGCAAAGAGGTTCTTGGGCTGTACATATCCGAGAATGAGGGTGCGAACTTCTGGCTGCAGGTGTTAACAGACCTTTCAAACCGAGGGGTAAAAGATATCCTGATTGCCTGTGTTGATGGTCTAAAAGGTTTTCCCGAGGCCATTGAGACCATATTCCCGGACACAGAAGTTCAACTCTGCGTAGTCCACCAGATCCGAAATTCATTGAAATACGTTGGTTCCAAAAATAAAAAGGAATTTATGGCAGATCTAAAACGTGTTTATAAAGCGGTCAATAAGGATCTGGCCGAAGAAGAACTGGATATCTTGGAAAATAAATGGAATGACAAATACCCGATTGTGATAAAATCCTGGCGGAACAACTGGGAACGCCTCAGTCATTTCTTTAAATATCCAGAAGAGATTCGACGGATAATATACACCACAAATACCATTGAGGCTGTGCATCGACAGTTTCGAAAACTGACCAAAACAAAGGGATCATTCCCGAACCAGGACAGCCTGTTAAAGCTGCTTTACATGGGGATCCAGAACGCCAGTAAAAAATGGACAATGCCGATTCAAAATTGGTCACTGACAATTTCCCAGTTGGCAATTTTCTTTGAAGGCCGGCTGGATAAAGAGCTGGGAATTTGA
- a CDS encoding peroxiredoxin: MAEKVSARCTRPTGGPAQEETKEIPEEIIAAKKEIKPMIKVGKKAPEFTAAGYQKGGFIGNVQNSVSRFRFPDLPQRQRK, encoded by the coding sequence ATGGCCGAAAAAGTGAGTGCCAGATGCACCCGGCCCACGGGCGGACCTGCCCAGGAAGAGACAAAAGAGATCCCGGAAGAAATCATCGCTGCGAAAAAGGAGATAAAACCAATGATCAAAGTAGGGAAAAAAGCCCCGGAATTTACGGCAGCCGGTTACCAGAAAGGCGGATTCATCGGGAATGTTCAGAATTCTGTGTCACGGTTTCGGTTCCCGGATCTGCCTCAGCGCCAGCGGAAGTAA
- a CDS encoding IS4 family transposase, translating into MTHISVPKKQLRSLNFDNFRCPLIKSLSKAPELQSRGDRPLKMTFEDQINALVYFHLQEHKSARHLIQDLKENVFAKENIAPDGGISRSSFCEAINHRGLEQLQFIFEDLYKQALECHPGEHAELGELVSIDGSLINAVLSMHWANYRKGSKKAKVHCGFDINHGIPNKIFLTEGNGAERTFVPKILSKGQTGVMDRGYQSHKEFDLLQEQGKHFVCRIKTRTTRTIIDNHETPSDSYIFYDALVKLGTPNQNQTKRPVRVVGYKMAGVKYYVATDRHDLTAEQIATIYKLRWTIEDFFKWWKEHLKVYHLIARSEYDLMVQILGGLITYLLLAIHCQKQFNEKVTIKRVRQLRTAILNDLFGFEEQGSHSSNRDNIVKDQKIIEQAKT; encoded by the coding sequence ATGACGCACATCTCAGTCCCTAAAAAACAACTACGGTCCCTGAACTTTGACAATTTCAGGTGCCCTCTGATAAAGTCACTTTCAAAAGCACCGGAATTACAATCTCGAGGAGACCGCCCTTTAAAAATGACATTCGAAGACCAGATAAATGCTTTGGTTTATTTCCATCTTCAGGAGCACAAGTCTGCCCGACATTTAATTCAGGATCTCAAGGAGAATGTTTTTGCTAAAGAAAATATTGCGCCAGACGGTGGTATCAGCCGTAGTAGTTTCTGTGAAGCCATCAATCACAGGGGACTCGAACAACTGCAATTTATCTTTGAGGATCTTTATAAACAGGCTCTTGAGTGTCATCCGGGTGAACACGCCGAGTTAGGAGAGTTGGTTTCCATTGACGGTAGTCTCATAAATGCAGTCCTTTCAATGCACTGGGCGAACTACAGAAAAGGAAGTAAAAAAGCCAAAGTACATTGCGGATTTGACATTAATCACGGAATCCCAAACAAAATCTTTTTGACTGAAGGCAACGGCGCTGAACGCACTTTTGTTCCCAAAATACTTTCCAAGGGGCAAACAGGTGTTATGGATCGTGGATATCAATCCCATAAAGAATTTGACCTGCTTCAGGAGCAAGGCAAACATTTTGTCTGCCGTATAAAAACCAGGACAACAAGAACAATTATTGATAACCACGAGACCCCTTCCGACAGCTACATTTTTTATGATGCACTGGTTAAACTTGGTACTCCGAATCAAAACCAGACGAAAAGGCCTGTTCGGGTTGTTGGCTATAAAATGGCTGGCGTCAAATACTATGTGGCAACTGACAGGCATGATTTAACAGCGGAACAAATAGCAACAATTTATAAACTCCGGTGGACCATTGAGGATTTTTTCAAATGGTGGAAAGAACATCTGAAGGTATATCATCTCATTGCCCGCAGTGAATACGACCTTATGGTTCAGATTCTTGGCGGCCTTATCACTTACCTGTTACTGGCAATCCATTGCCAAAAACAGTTTAATGAAAAGGTCACGATCAAAAGAGTTCGGCAGCTGCGAACCGCCATTCTAAATGACCTGTTTGGCTTCGAGGAGCAGGGCTCTCATAGTTCAAACAGGGACAATATTGTCAAAGATCAAAAAATTATTGAGCAAGCAAAAACCTAA
- a CDS encoding long-chain fatty acid--CoA ligase has translation MTDQAWKTTLWPEGVAHNVTDYHFPIFKFLDDAAQKYPANEFTIFNGASKTYAQVKDTADRIAYFLAQKGIGKGDKVAIFLPNLPQFPEILFGILKAGAVAVNCNPVYTPSELNLQLRDSVSKMAFCMDHPEFYPNTVKAIENTQVETVVVCNIKSYLPKFKAFLGGLLGKIPKADTHQPGHIMFDDMVARSKPQPPQVTIDPENDTAIMLYTGGTTSVPKGAELTHTNFTYDVTALFEYLRLSHGEGKPPEKAYFGGYHTFLGVLPWYHSFGITVALLSAAGSGSKLVCIPDPRAGNPPFTEVLKAVQTHKPTIMPAVPTIFVAFTNHPLLDNYDLSSLMGCFSGGAPLPPEVCRQFEEKTGAIIFEGYGLTETSPVISANPTDRKTRKIGSIGFPLPGTDVKILDLEDPSKELAQGEDGEVAACGPQVMKGYWKRPDANEEVFITLEGKRYFLTGDIGHIDDDGYILITDRKKDMIIVGGFNVYPRDVEDILYTNPKVELCAVIGVPDSKSGESVKAYIKLKEGETATQEEITAFCKENMAGYKRPRAIEFRDEIPISNIGKVLRRVLRDEEV, from the coding sequence ATGACGGATCAAGCCTGGAAAACCACCCTTTGGCCTGAAGGCGTGGCCCACAACGTGACCGATTACCACTTTCCCATCTTTAAATTTTTGGACGATGCCGCCCAAAAATACCCTGCCAATGAATTTACCATATTCAACGGGGCCTCAAAAACCTATGCCCAGGTCAAGGATACAGCGGACAGAATTGCCTATTTCCTTGCTCAAAAAGGAATTGGCAAGGGAGACAAGGTGGCCATTTTCCTTCCCAATCTGCCCCAGTTTCCGGAAATTTTGTTCGGCATTCTCAAGGCAGGCGCTGTCGCCGTTAATTGTAACCCGGTATACACCCCGTCTGAACTAAACCTTCAGCTTCGGGACTCTGTCTCCAAAATGGCGTTCTGCATGGACCACCCCGAGTTTTATCCCAATACGGTAAAGGCCATTGAAAATACCCAGGTGGAAACCGTGGTGGTCTGCAATATCAAAAGCTACCTGCCCAAATTCAAGGCCTTTTTAGGCGGCCTTCTGGGCAAGATTCCCAAGGCGGACACCCACCAGCCCGGACATATCATGTTTGACGATATGGTGGCCCGGTCTAAGCCCCAGCCCCCCCAGGTCACCATAGACCCAGAAAACGATACCGCCATCATGCTGTATACCGGCGGCACCACAAGCGTGCCCAAGGGCGCGGAACTCACCCACACCAATTTCACCTATGATGTCACCGCCCTGTTTGAATACCTGCGCCTTTCCCACGGCGAGGGCAAACCGCCTGAAAAAGCGTATTTCGGGGGATATCATACATTTTTGGGGGTATTGCCCTGGTATCATAGCTTCGGCATCACCGTGGCCCTGCTTTCCGCTGCCGGCTCAGGTTCCAAACTGGTCTGCATCCCGGATCCCAGGGCGGGCAATCCTCCGTTCACCGAAGTGCTCAAGGCGGTTCAGACCCATAAGCCCACCATCATGCCGGCGGTTCCAACCATCTTTGTGGCCTTTACCAATCATCCCCTTTTGGACAACTATGATCTGTCTTCTCTCATGGGATGCTTTTCAGGAGGCGCCCCTTTGCCGCCCGAGGTCTGCCGCCAGTTTGAAGAAAAAACCGGGGCCATTATATTTGAAGGCTACGGCCTGACCGAAACCTCCCCTGTGATTTCCGCCAATCCCACGGATCGGAAAACACGGAAAATTGGGTCCATTGGATTTCCCCTGCCCGGAACCGATGTAAAAATCCTGGATCTTGAAGATCCCTCAAAAGAACTTGCCCAGGGAGAAGACGGTGAAGTGGCCGCCTGCGGACCCCAGGTCATGAAAGGCTATTGGAAACGGCCCGATGCCAATGAGGAGGTTTTTATCACCCTTGAGGGCAAACGGTATTTTCTCACCGGTGATATCGGTCACATTGACGATGACGGATATATTCTGATCACGGACCGGAAAAAAGATATGATCATTGTGGGCGGATTCAACGTCTACCCCAGGGATGTGGAGGATATTCTTTACACCAATCCCAAGGTGGAACTCTGCGCCGTCATTGGTGTGCCGGATTCAAAAAGCGGAGAATCCGTTAAAGCCTATATCAAGCTCAAAGAGGGAGAAACCGCCACCCAGGAAGAAATCACGGCATTCTGCAAGGAAAATATGGCCGGATACAAACGGCCCAGAGCCATTGAATTCAGGGATGAAATCCCCATTTCCAACATCGGCAAAGTGTTGCGCCGGGTGTTAAGGGACGAAGAGGTCTAA
- a CDS encoding TetR family transcriptional regulator produces MKITQKQKLENRKKLLAALVDIVIQKDLKTATMREIARRAGLGDATIYNYFPTKDAMVYAYYEDRFDQVTQRLVAVPKFNTYTFQEQLQVFFETKLELLLPDREFLEKTFKSAFFTLSQDYGRVRPAKEKFLAIVREIFEAAIEAKEIEDQVFLDLLIQFFWEYYVGIILYWLKDDSDSFESTTLLIDKSIDIASAVIRAGIGNKIFDMGIFLFKNHLLSRMDLVKDRIDALHGMKRRFMDKTDE; encoded by the coding sequence ATGAAAATTACCCAGAAGCAAAAGTTGGAAAACCGAAAAAAATTACTCGCTGCCCTGGTGGATATTGTGATTCAAAAGGATCTGAAAACGGCAACCATGAGGGAGATTGCCCGGCGCGCAGGCCTTGGGGATGCCACGATATATAATTATTTTCCCACCAAAGATGCCATGGTCTATGCCTATTACGAGGACCGGTTTGACCAAGTTACCCAGAGGCTTGTGGCCGTTCCTAAGTTTAATACCTATACCTTTCAAGAACAGCTCCAGGTTTTTTTTGAAACCAAACTTGAGCTGCTGTTGCCGGACAGGGAATTTTTGGAAAAAACATTTAAATCCGCCTTTTTCACCCTGAGCCAGGACTATGGACGGGTTCGTCCGGCAAAAGAAAAATTTTTAGCCATTGTCAGGGAGATTTTTGAGGCGGCTATTGAGGCCAAAGAAATTGAAGACCAGGTGTTTTTGGATCTTTTAATCCAATTTTTCTGGGAATATTATGTGGGGATTATCCTGTATTGGCTCAAGGATGATTCTGATAGTTTTGAATCCACCACCCTGCTCATTGATAAAAGCATTGATATTGCATCGGCAGTCATCAGGGCCGGAATCGGCAATAAAATTTTCGACATGGGGATCTTTTTGTTTAAAAACCATCTTTTGAGCCGGATGGATCTGGTCAAAGACCGGATCGACGCCCTCCACGGGATGAAACGCAGGTTCATGGACAAGACAGATGAATGA
- a CDS encoding TIGR04211 family SH3 domain-containing protein: MKLMIKYLILTSLLICGLAAPLSAKDIYVTGVTKITMRTGPGTEHKIVVMLTSGTKLEIVEYQKDWSMVKTAQGKSGWVLSRFLTQEVPKALMVKQLEKENQELIQSLDTAQAKAKDLETKNTALEGIEKKYKQLEQASADYLKLDAKYKDLLKNSEEQQTYINALEANMNNEEKIWFLSGAGVFILGLIIGVSTRKKKRSSLLS; the protein is encoded by the coding sequence ATGAAATTGATGATAAAATATCTGATTTTGACAAGTCTTTTGATTTGCGGACTGGCTGCCCCCCTGTCTGCCAAGGATATCTATGTCACCGGGGTAACTAAAATTACCATGCGCACAGGTCCGGGAACAGAACATAAGATCGTTGTTATGCTGACTTCGGGAACCAAGCTGGAAATTGTCGAATATCAAAAGGACTGGTCCATGGTCAAAACCGCCCAGGGAAAATCCGGGTGGGTGTTAAGCCGGTTTTTAACCCAGGAGGTGCCCAAGGCCTTGATGGTCAAGCAGTTGGAAAAAGAAAACCAGGAATTGATTCAATCCCTTGATACGGCCCAGGCAAAAGCCAAGGACCTTGAGACAAAAAACACTGCCCTGGAAGGGATCGAAAAAAAATATAAACAATTGGAACAGGCCTCTGCCGATTATCTGAAACTGGATGCCAAATACAAGGATCTTTTAAAAAATTCAGAAGAACAGCAGACCTATATCAACGCCCTTGAGGCCAATATGAACAATGAAGAGAAAATTTGGTTTCTCTCCGGGGCAGGGGTTTTTATTTTAGGCCTGATCATAGGGGTAAGCACCAGGAAGAAAAAGAGAAGCTCTCTTCTGTCCTGA
- the nadB gene encoding L-aspartate oxidase, whose product MIQTDFLIIGSGIAGLSYALKVAQFGKVTIVTKKKIHKTNTALAQGGVASVFGSTDSFDLHVDDTLKAGDGLCDREVVKMVVENGPARIKELVARGARFNMEGAGPYDFSLGQEGGHSEKRIVFSQDLTGKEIENALIANVEAHENITILENHIAVNLITFSTSIRSGLVRTQHENICCGAYVLNNHSGKVETFYSGVTLLATGGASKVYLYTSNPDIATGDGIAMAYRAGASVANMEFVQFHPTCLYHPEAKNFLISEAVRGEGAYLIDEKGRLFMEDYSPDRELACRDVVARAIDNELKKTGADSVFLDITHKDPGVIRTRFPNIHARCLGYGIDITKQPIPVVPAAHYMCGGVATDLNGRTDVQRLYAVGETACTGLHGANRLASNSLLEALVYAHNAGAASVEEFKKISQKAPLPLAPWDETNTMDSDEAIVVTHNWDEIRRLMWNYVGIVRSDKRLIRAKRRIENIQHEIDEYYWDFKITSDLIELRNLAVVAELIIRSALMRKESRGLHYNIWYPERDDAHCLHPTILQNQF is encoded by the coding sequence ATGATTCAAACCGATTTTTTGATCATCGGCAGCGGTATTGCCGGTTTAAGCTATGCTCTGAAGGTTGCCCAGTTCGGGAAGGTCACCATTGTGACCAAGAAAAAAATCCACAAGACCAATACAGCCTTGGCCCAGGGAGGGGTGGCTTCTGTATTCGGCAGTACAGACTCTTTTGATCTCCATGTGGACGATACCCTTAAGGCAGGGGATGGGTTGTGCGACAGGGAAGTGGTAAAGATGGTGGTTGAAAACGGGCCGGCCCGGATCAAGGAATTGGTTGCCAGGGGCGCTCGGTTTAATATGGAGGGTGCAGGGCCGTATGATTTTTCCCTGGGCCAGGAAGGCGGCCACTCTGAAAAGCGGATTGTTTTTTCCCAGGATCTCACGGGCAAAGAGATTGAAAATGCCCTGATTGCCAATGTGGAAGCCCATGAAAATATCACCATCCTTGAAAATCATATTGCCGTTAACCTCATCACCTTTTCCACCAGCATCAGAAGCGGCCTGGTCAGGACCCAGCATGAAAATATCTGCTGCGGGGCCTATGTACTCAACAATCATTCCGGAAAAGTGGAGACCTTTTACAGCGGGGTAACCCTTTTGGCCACGGGCGGGGCATCCAAGGTCTATTTATACACCTCAAATCCGGATATTGCCACAGGCGACGGCATTGCCATGGCCTATCGGGCCGGGGCATCTGTTGCCAATATGGAGTTTGTTCAGTTCCATCCCACCTGCCTCTATCATCCGGAGGCCAAAAACTTTTTGATTTCAGAAGCGGTCCGGGGTGAGGGGGCCTATCTGATTGATGAAAAGGGCAGACTGTTCATGGAAGACTATTCCCCTGACAGGGAATTGGCCTGCAGGGACGTGGTGGCCCGGGCCATTGACAATGAGCTTAAAAAAACCGGGGCAGATTCCGTGTTTTTGGATATCACCCACAAAGATCCCGGGGTCATCAGGACCCGGTTTCCCAATATCCATGCCCGATGCCTGGGCTATGGGATTGATATCACAAAACAACCCATCCCTGTCGTGCCTGCGGCCCATTACATGTGCGGGGGGGTGGCCACGGATCTTAACGGGCGTACCGATGTCCAGCGGCTCTATGCCGTAGGAGAGACGGCCTGCACAGGACTTCACGGAGCCAATCGTCTGGCCTCCAACTCTTTGCTTGAAGCCCTGGTGTATGCCCATAATGCAGGGGCAGCTTCGGTTGAAGAATTTAAAAAGATTTCCCAGAAAGCCCCCCTGCCTTTGGCTCCCTGGGATGAAACCAATACCATGGACAGTGACGAAGCCATTGTGGTCACCCATAACTGGGATGAAATCCGCAGGCTCATGTGGAATTATGTGGGCATTGTCCGATCCGATAAGCGGCTGATACGGGCCAAAAGGCGGATTGAAAATATTCAGCATGAAATTGACGAGTACTATTGGGATTTTAAGATTACCTCAGACCTGATCGAGTTGAGAAACCTGGCCGTGGTGGCCGAACTGATCATACGATCCGCCCTGATGCGCAAGGAAAGCCGGGGACTGCACTATAATATCTGGTACCCGGAACGGGATGATGCCCATTGCCTGCATCCGACTATTTTGCAAAACCAGTTTTGA
- a CDS encoding small multi-drug export protein, with protein sequence MKHILYHTTEGRILIFGVFLAFTFIALVGGVSAVDFSLAKILVLVILAHLVGSRAGGIGLCIINGFDPLTTISYNFYIETLIVCFTYSGFVLSTTNYLKVEWIKRFMNKLANKAMEKKEKIKRWGWIGIFSFVMAPLPVTGPVIGSIIGYMLKMRLVSNFTATALGTLTATIIWCYGFEFLEQRFQMVQYLFAAICVMVLIPYLKPIKKFIISCTKEDPES encoded by the coding sequence ATGAAACATATTCTTTATCATACCACAGAAGGCCGGATCCTGATATTCGGGGTTTTTCTGGCCTTTACATTCATCGCCCTTGTGGGCGGGGTCAGCGCTGTTGACTTCTCACTGGCAAAGATCCTGGTCCTGGTGATTCTCGCCCATTTGGTGGGCAGCCGGGCCGGAGGCATCGGGCTTTGCATAATCAACGGGTTTGATCCCCTGACAACCATCTCCTATAATTTTTACATCGAAACCTTGATTGTCTGTTTTACTTATTCAGGATTTGTCTTGAGCACCACCAATTATCTCAAGGTGGAATGGATCAAACGGTTCATGAACAAACTGGCCAACAAGGCCATGGAAAAAAAAGAAAAAATCAAACGCTGGGGCTGGATCGGCATATTCAGCTTTGTCATGGCGCCGTTGCCCGTCACCGGTCCTGTGATCGGATCCATCATCGGGTATATGCTGAAAATGAGACTGGTCAGCAATTTTACGGCCACGGCCCTTGGCACACTTACGGCCACCATCATCTGGTGCTACGGATTTGAATTTTTAGAACAGCGGTTCCAGATGGTCCAATATCTATTTGCTGCCATCTGCGTGATGGTGCTCATCCCCTATCTGAAACCCATAAAAAAATTCATCATCTCCTGCACCAAGGAAGACCCTGAATCCTAG